Proteins found in one uncultured Desulfuromonas sp. genomic segment:
- the ispH gene encoding 4-hydroxy-3-methylbut-2-enyl diphosphate reductase — translation MEIILAKSAGFCFGVKRAVNMAFRAAENSEHICSLGPLIHSPQLVQRLEGKGIRVQDSVEKIVDETVIIRSHGITRNEELALERKGLSVVDATCPFVKKAQQYAALLGEEGYSVVIVGEQEHPEVQGIISYAAGSETWVVANPEEARTIPPHKKLGLVAQTTQSFDNFSEIVQELLENSKELRIFNTICDATAVRQEEARQIAGCVDLMVVIGGHNSANTTRLARISSEIQPRTFHIETTEEIIPSWLDDVETVGVTAGASTPEWIIRDVVDRLAAGAK, via the coding sequence ATGGAGATCATACTGGCGAAAAGTGCCGGATTCTGCTTTGGCGTTAAAAGGGCGGTGAATATGGCTTTTCGGGCGGCGGAGAATTCGGAGCATATCTGTTCTCTCGGGCCATTGATTCATTCGCCGCAGCTGGTCCAGCGCCTGGAAGGTAAGGGGATCCGTGTTCAGGACAGCGTTGAGAAGATTGTTGATGAAACCGTCATTATTCGCTCACACGGGATTACGCGTAACGAGGAACTGGCTTTGGAGCGCAAGGGGCTGTCGGTGGTGGATGCCACCTGCCCTTTTGTTAAAAAAGCCCAGCAGTACGCAGCCCTGCTTGGCGAGGAAGGCTATAGCGTTGTGATTGTCGGCGAACAGGAACACCCTGAAGTTCAGGGGATCATCTCTTATGCCGCCGGAAGTGAAACCTGGGTTGTGGCCAACCCCGAAGAAGCGCGAACCATTCCGCCTCACAAAAAACTGGGACTGGTGGCCCAGACGACTCAATCCTTTGACAATTTCAGTGAGATTGTCCAGGAACTTCTTGAGAACAGTAAGGAGTTGCGGATTTTTAACACGATCTGCGACGCGACCGCAGTACGTCAGGAAGAAGCGCGACAAATTGCCGGTTGCGTCGATCTGATGGTGGTGATTGGTGGGCACAACAGCGCCAATACCACGCGGCTTGCCCGAATCAGTAGCGAGATTCAACCCAGGACTTTTCATATTGAAACCACGGAGGAAATCATTCCCTCCTGGTTGGATGATGTTGAAACGGTCGGTGTTACGGCAGGAGCGTCGACGCCGGAATGGATCATTCGTGACGTGGTTGACAGATTGGCGGCGGGAGCAAAATAA
- the cmk gene encoding (d)CMP kinase has product MNSKLIIAIDGPSGAGKSTLSRLLSQRLDYINIDTGAMYRAVALAASREGIDSENCQGLEALCHRIEIHFQRDNGHERVWLNGEDVSEAIRTPQMSLLTSKIAACAEVRQAMVRLQRQMGQAGGVVLEGRDIGSVVFPQAEVKFYLEASAQARGQRRYDELVAKGLEVDLQQTIHEVEARDAADSAREHAPLLRPEDAVAIDSTALTIDQVLEKMLAVVGQRLEQRA; this is encoded by the coding sequence ATGAATTCAAAGTTGATTATTGCCATTGATGGTCCTTCCGGTGCCGGGAAAAGTACCTTGAGCCGCTTGCTGTCACAACGGCTTGATTATATCAATATTGATACCGGAGCCATGTACCGGGCGGTTGCTCTGGCGGCCAGTCGTGAGGGGATTGACAGCGAAAATTGTCAGGGGCTGGAAGCGCTGTGTCACCGGATTGAGATCCATTTCCAGCGTGATAATGGCCATGAGCGCGTCTGGTTGAATGGTGAAGATGTTTCCGAGGCGATTCGCACACCGCAGATGAGCCTGTTGACCTCAAAGATTGCCGCCTGCGCGGAGGTGCGTCAGGCCATGGTCCGGTTGCAACGTCAGATGGGCCAAGCCGGCGGTGTCGTCCTGGAAGGACGTGATATCGGCAGTGTAGTGTTCCCTCAGGCAGAAGTGAAATTTTACCTGGAAGCCAGTGCCCAGGCTCGCGGTCAGCGGCGCTATGACGAGCTGGTTGCCAAAGGCCTTGAGGTCGACCTTCAGCAGACCATCCATGAGGTGGAAGCACGCGATGCTGCGGATTCAGCTCGCGAACACGCACCGTTGCTGCGTCCTGAAGATGCTGTGGCCATCGATTCAACCGCACTGACCATTGATCAGGTTTTGGAAAAAATGCTGGCCGTGGTCGGCCAACGTCTGGAACAACGCGCATAG